The Streptococcus sanguinis genome contains the following window.
ATCGGTTGACTCTAAATTTTGCGCCATACCATAAGAGCCATTTTCAAAGATTAAGAGCTCTCCGCTCATAGCCTTATCCAGTCCATGAGCACGCGCAATTCCATCACCAATATAAGTGACGACCCCTGTTTCTGTGACGTCAAAATTTGGCTGGAAATTTTCAATTTGTTGCTTAATTAAAGCGCTGATTTCTTGTGCGTTAATCGCCAAAATTCACACCACTTTCTATTTCAATTTTTCTTTAACGACTTGCAATTGACGTTTTATGCTTGCATCAATTGTTTTGTTATTGGCAGAGATGACAAAGCCGCCAATCAAGCTGCTGTCCAATTCTTCCTTGAGCGAGCGGACCTTTAGACCCATCTTCTGCTCAATAATCGGCCGAATCTTCTCCTTTTGACTGGCTGTCAAAGGCTGAACAGAGTGCAGCGTCACCTCAAATTCATTGCTGATCTTTTCAAGCTGGTGCTGACTCTCCAGCACAATCTCATAAAAGAGGTCCTCGCGATGATTGAGAATGATGATTTCAATCAGGTTATCAAGCAATTGCGAACCTGAGTTTTGAAAGAGGCG
Protein-coding sequences here:
- a CDS encoding F0F1 ATP synthase subunit delta, with protein sequence MDKKQYAIIEKYALPFVQTVFEKGQQEDVFEKLSQIKAVFAETGLADFLSHIGVSDHEKEKSLRLFQNSGSQLLDNLIEIIILNHREDLFYEIVLESQHQLEKISNEFEVTLHSVQPLTASQKEKIRPIIEQKMGLKVRSLKEELDSSLIGGFVISANNKTIDASIKRQLQVVKEKLK